TTGTAAGGGAAAATGTTGAGTACCCTCCCAGGTTATCATACCCTCTGCACCCCCTAAGAATATTTTTGTACCAATACCGATCGCTTCTAGGTAAGGATCATTTAAAAGAGGTGATAAAGCCCCGATATTAGAATAAACCGCATTACCTAAACGAGGCAACAAAGGTCCTAAATAAGTATATAAGATGCGATCGCCTCCATTCACCCCCACAATAAAATTTTGATACAAATTACGAGGATTATATAAGTAAAACTGATTTATGGAGTTAATATTAATCGTTGCATCGAAAGAAGCACGGGGATAACAATCAGTAACTTGTCCGATGGCTTTAACGGAAACAGAATTTCCCGCAATGAGACTTTCAATCACATGAGCCCCTCCCTTTTCAGGAATAACCGTATTTTCTGCATCATTGACATCAGGCAAAGCCGTTGCCCCCAAATAAAGATCCACAGCTCCAAAACCAGCATAGGCAGGAACACCATCTAACCAACAATGACGTATTTTCATGGGGGGATCGGTATGACCAAGATTTAAAATTGCCCCTGAAGACTCCATGGGTTCAAAAGTACCAGCACAAATTACATCGACTTTTTCATAAGTTTTCTTTATGCCTATTTTCTTTACTTTCGCTTTTAATTCTTCGATGGTGCAAACCCTTGCTTTTTTCTGTAGTATTTTTTCGTTAATTTCGTTAATAGTACGCATTATTTAGGTGTAGAGCTTTTGGTTTCGGATTGTAGGTATTGGATTTTAGATGATAATTACTAATTCCTAATTGAAATATTATACTAAGATCAACATAATTAAAGCTCGAATAGATTTGATATACCACTAATGGAAACGCCAAACCAAGAAAATCATAGTAGTATTCCCATTAAAGGTTTTGTGGCATCAAAACAAAGTTATCTGTTTAATGTTTTGAAAAAGCATCAGTTTAGTGGTGAATTACAGTTAGTACATCCGGGAAAAGAACAATGGCGATTTTATCTTTATATGGGTAGATTGATTTGTGCTACAGGAGGGAATCATTCTGTCAGGCGTTGGCGTCGTAATTTAGCGGCTTTTCTTCCAGAAGTGGCATCAGATCAAGTTTTTTTAGAGCAGGAAATAAAATCTATCTCTTCGGACAAGATTAAGTTTTGTTGGGAATATGAGTTGGTGCGTCATTGGCTTTTAGAAGGCAAAGTTGGTAGAGATGGCGTTATCAAAATGGTGAATAATATCTTTATCGAGATTTTTTTTGATCTCAATCAAACTCTGGAAATCAGTTTTTTTCTTAATAGTAAGGTACATATTCCCCTTGAGGAGCAAATTTGTCTTCTTGACGCAAGTCAAGTTATCGTACCCGCATGGCAACAATGGCAACAATGGGTTAACTTAAGATTAGGTGATCGCAGTCCTAACAAAGCCCCTGTAATACGCTCTGCAAAACAATTACAAGCAAAAACATCACCGAAAACCTATGAAATTTTCCAAAAATTATTCAATGGTAGGAAC
This is a stretch of genomic DNA from Cyanobacterium aponinum PCC 10605. It encodes these proteins:
- a CDS encoding homocysteine biosynthesis protein, encoding MRTINEINEKILQKKARVCTIEELKAKVKKIGIKKTYEKVDVICAGTFEPMESSGAILNLGHTDPPMKIRHCWLDGVPAYAGFGAVDLYLGATALPDVNDAENTVIPEKGGAHVIESLIAGNSVSVKAIGQVTDCYPRASFDATININSINQFYLYNPRNLYQNFIVGVNGGDRILYTYLGPLLPRLGNAVYSNIGALSPLLNDPYLEAIGIGTKIFLGGAEGMITWEGTQHFPLQKRSTNGTPIGPASTLALVGDAKKMDRKWVRGCYFKNYGASLMLGVGIPFPVLNEKIVENCAVEDKDIYAPVMDFSIPRRVRPSFGLVNYAQLKQGKIKIEGQIVKVASVASLYLSRQVAETLKQWILDGKFTLTEAVSPLPSSTTFISQDGVN
- a CDS encoding response regulator → METPNQENHSSIPIKGFVASKQSYLFNVLKKHQFSGELQLVHPGKEQWRFYLYMGRLICATGGNHSVRRWRRNLAAFLPEVASDQVFLEQEIKSISSDKIKFCWEYELVRHWLLEGKVGRDGVIKMVNNIFIEIFFDLNQTLEISFFLNSKVHIPLEEQICLLDASQVIVPAWQQWQQWVNLRLGDRSPNKAPVIRSAKQLQAKTSPKTYEIFQKLFNGRNTLRDLAVQFKRDLPQFSSSLLPYIQQGYIDLVSVADLPAPISPVTEVQEAETATPLIACIDDSPLICETMNIILKKAGYRFLGITEPLKAIAKILASKPDMIFLDLVMPDTNGYEICASLRKLSLFRNTPIIILTSNDGMIERVRSKIIGASDFMAKPINPEEVLVIVNKHLSPL